AGTGTTTATGGTAATTGCCTCATTCTATTTCCATTATAATTCTCTTTGGCCATAGCTTAAATTTGGATCAACAGTTGGTGTTTGTGCACTTGAAATGTTCTGCATATCCAAACAATACTTAgtctttcataaatataattgtaCCTTTAAATTTCATAACTGAAATAAAATAGGGTTAAGTATACTTATATATCCATCTTTGATAAATGAATCTATAAAATTGATATGAAATTCTTTGTTCTTTAAAACTGTCTTCTATGTAGATAATTTGGACATATAAACTACTCCAAATCTCTCATTTGAATCTTGACTTGGTAAATCAGCAATCATTCCACTTGAACCAGCCAATTCATTGAAGTGTGGGAAAGGTTGAGAAGGACTAGAACCCCTTACAGTCACATTTGCAGTTACATATTTCTTGAATTTAGTGGTTtctatacaaaataaattaatattaataaaaattgcatAGTAAGTTAAAATAGtcaaaaaaaagatatatattccTTACTTTTGGCTTTCATTGGCTGGGCTTTAGTGAATTCCTTTGCAAAAGCCTTTGCAGCTTTTTGACTTAGTTGAGGCCTTTTTGAATCTTTCTTACTTGAGTTCTTTGCACTTGTAggttcatttttctttcttatatttctcttgtttcttctttcaatattAACATGCAAAAGGATCAGATTAAATTCCCTTCATTTTAGAGTATGCTTAATGAAATATGGAGTTAATATTTTTCCTCATAAGGTGTCTCCCTCATAGGTCGGCCTCTGACATTGTATCATGTTTCTTTGCAAAAATTACATATCATAATTCTCCatttttcttgacatttttttcactttctttaTCTCATATTTATCTATCCTTCTTGCTCTTTTAGGCCTCCAAGGCATTCTTCTAACCTATGATAGCAGAATTGGTTCAGCATTACCCTTGTCCCATACTTCCTTCCCCCTCATTGGCTGCATGAAATATGCATATGCCTTCAAATAAGTATCTTTGTGATACCACTTAGCAAAGAAGTTCTCAAGATGTATCTTTTGACTATATGCAATAGAAATAGTGTATCCACATGGGATTTCACTCAGTTACCATTCTCTGCAGGTGCATTCTCTCTTGTCTAAATgcattatatgtttatttgcTACATTACATATATGTTCCACCTCAAAGCCTTCTTATCCATTGAAACTTAAAAACCAATTGAATGgctcttatttatttttctccaaCTTCTCCATAGCTCTTGGTGCAATATCAGAAATCCAAGTCCTAGCaaacagttttttttttcaaatccTATTCATCACATGCTTTCTTATGTCATCCAACATACTAATAATGGGTTTGCACCTAGCTTCAATAATCCAATCATTAAATGTTTCACTTAAATTATTATCCACAATATCACATGAGCAATCAGTTGTGAAGAAGGTCTTCGTCCATTAATGCGAAGAATGCTCTAACAGATTctatataatttcatctccCAACTTCTCCAACTCATTCATGTATGCTTGAAGTCTAGGTAAGTACACTTGGCACATGCCTAAAAagcctttttcctttcttttcctctccATTTTTTCACCCATGCTACATATATATGCCTTGCACACATCATGTGGTAATGATATATGCCTTGCACACATCATGTGGTAATGCATTAGGCAATTCATCTTTCATGGCATACTCCAAATCTTTTCAACAGAAATACATAAGgttaaattagttaataaataaataaatattgaagCATTACAATAACAATTAACATAAACTCATATGTGTGCAAGCCAATTACCTTTTGCATGTCCGAAATAAAGATATAACACGTGTCATCACTAAGAAGCAAGTCATGCTTTAGATATCGAAGGAACCAAGCCCAATTAAACTTGTTCTCAATGTGGACCACGACCCAAGCTAAAGGAAACATCTGATTATTGTCGTCACGTCTAATTGTGCATAAAATCTATCCTTTGCAGACTCCCTTTAAGAAAGAACCATCTAGCCTTATTATTAGCCTGCAGCCTTCAATCTACCCTTGCTTACAAGCACTTAAGCAAACATAAAatctcttaaaaatatttaaattcccTTCATTTTCTCTATTATACTTAACTACACAGGTTGATCCAGAATTGTTGCGCTTCACTTCCTCCACATAGTCTTCTAAGTCAGCATATTGCTCCATTAAATCACCCTCAAGTTGCCTCAATACCTTCTTCTTTGTATTTCTACAAGTACTCATACAAACCCTCAACTTATATTCTATGTACACTAAGTTTTATATGTCATTGATCTTAATTGTAGGTTGTGACATGATTCTTGATTTCAACAATATATACAAGAAGTTATTATTAGCCATTCTATTCCTACTTTGTTTAACACTTGTGGTGGTGCTAGTAGGTCTTCACAATAAATGAATCTTCATTATTCTCATTAGAGGCATACAAAACCTATGGACATATCTTAGCACATCTTGCCCTAACTCTTTTTGGTTCATTTTTCACAAACTTAATTTACAACCGCTTCATCACAGTATACTTAGCAACTACAAATCTAAACTGGACAACATTATCAAAAAGCATACCTAAACAGAACACAGGAATGATTGAGTTTGGATCAAACTTAACCTTAGAGCTAGATCTCCTAAGTGCCTTATCACTATCTTTATCTGAACCACTGTAATAAGAACCTAGATCTTCATTATTATAATACACATAATTGTTTCCCTCATCATCACTACCCTCACCATCCGTGTCATCATCTTCAGcaaattcaatttcttcttcactGACAGAATCTGCAGGTACTTGCTCACTTATGTCATCAGTGATCATCTTTACTCCTTTTGTTTTCCAAGACTTCCTCACATTTTCCCTAGCTTCTTATACCTCCTCATCTCATCATATGTTAATAACTCGACAAGAACTACAAACTCATTAAAGGTTTGATGAGGTATATCATACTCCCCATAATGCTCATTTTCTGTTTCAATACCCACATCAGCCTTAATTAATGTCCTAACTTCTACAAATAGTTGGTTAGATATACTAGTTATTTGCCTAACAGTAGTAAAATGGTCCATATAAATCTTAAGATTATCTCCATTCACTACTTTACTGCCTAGGTTACAAACATCTTTATCATTGGTTAACAACTGAAAATCCTTTGCCTTATTACACCAATAATATATCCCACCAATCTTGGAATGCCCTAAATCCCTAACATATTACAGTAAGTTAGGATAAGACAGTAAGTCTAAATCAAAGCACTCatctactaaaataaatttaccacCTAAGTATCTTGCCTTATTCCCTTTTATCAATGTACAAGCATGATATATCAGTAAGTTCACAACATCACCTACTTCTACAAATATACACAAtgaaaaatacttattaatcACACGGATTTCTTGCACATAGTCTATTACAATAAACATATACCATAACAAACACATTTATAGATATTGTTTTTAACCATATTGATTTGTcgtattattaaataaaactaaaacagATCTAATCCCTCTCTTTCTTTGTTCAAGCCTTCAGGGACCACATAACCAACAATGGAATAAACTAATGCAAAAGTAATAAAGAATGAGATATTTAGGATCCACAAACAAGCAAACACAATTATTAAAACCATTGAACGACATCGTATAAGCATACAGAAAAACATATTTTCAAAACGCACTTACTTGGAACTGTTGAATCAATTTTTCAATCTTGttttatatgctttatatAGTTGTTGCTCATCTATTAGCTTTTATTGACCATGCAAAGTCTCTCCAGAAAAGCTTCCAATGCTGCTGAATACAAACACAATTGCAGGAGCTATGAACGGCAACTTCTAAATCGTTATGGGTTTCAACGAAAATTCTTCAATCCTTAAGGCGTTTAATGTGTTTCAACTAAAGGTTATAGACATTGCTTGTTTTCTTACTCAAAATCGAAAGAAGGTTAGCTAGAGGGAATTTAAGGATTAGGTATTCAGATTATTtaggaattttctttttcctcccAACGCTATCGCTTTAGTGTTTTAGTCTTTCCAAATCAATTGCTTACATGTTCTCTGTCTTATTATGCATCGGTTTCATACATAAGACGCACTCTAACTTGAGTTTGTAAAACACTTGCTAACGGTTTGTCAAAAAAGGCTTAACAAGAAATTATTGTTAAAGGGTGGAATACAACAAAATTGATGTACAAAGTCGTAAAGTTTAAGGGCCTCCCGATGTGTTTTTCCCTTAAAGAAATGTCACACATTGCATGCatggaaaagtaaaaattctttcttttttttttgttctaccattctttattttttgactcattcttcaatttttcttcttctcttcctcttcttcaatTATATCGCTAttccatattttttttcaaaataaagattcaTTCTCCATTTTTGCTTGGAAGATGACTCATtccatcatttttttttcacttaaagaaatattatacATTACATAGTatgcaaagaaaaatattctttCTCCTATTTTTCTTTGCCATACACTACCAATTACTAACAactcaatttcttcttctctttttcaatacattttaaaattattcaattctctcttttatttatttttaattgatgtttgatttgtataatatattttttctagcTACTCAATTATAAAGCTATTTGTTATAACTATTGATAATCTTTTCAATactatatttaagaaatatttactgtttaaaatgaaactatttaaattcaataaggatCATTCAAATTGGTCTtgcagaaaaaaaatataatcttttttattaacttttttgaataatttttttctaataaaaatctaataattaattatcggTTTTCTGGTTAATATATTCGCAttcattttgttattatttgaAGTTTTTTTAAGGGGAAATTAGAACATGTTAGAGAGCAAtccattaaaaaagaaataaaaaataccgtaaaaaagaaaaaaaaaacagagcaccgtaaagaaaaagaatattaaaattccaTAAATCTATGAAATTTTCTCTATATTTTATGATGGAATCCTTCTAATATGCTACAGTGTACAGTAacctataatttttatattattttgattttaataatttattaatataattaaattttaaattagtcaatttatataaaatccaATATGAATCCTTTTCATGTATATATGATActatgtaaatttataaaaatttatagattgaATTTTTGTTAGAGTGCTATTTGGTATTCTAACATtgtaaacttattttttaattataaataattaattgatattattttaaataatttattaattttatatgtcctATTAATTTAGACggtcaataaatttatatataatttttaactatttatataattaaatttatataattgaatcTCATAATTGTTAAGtacaactaattaaatttaaaaataaacaaactcttttaataaataaaaataatatatttaattgataaataactaaagactatatataattgactATTCTAGTATTTATCtatgttaataaattattaaaattaaaataactttaatttttattaattgatagtgattctaaaagtttatattattttaattttaataatttatcaacataattaaatctaaattagtcaattatatacaagatttaattatcaatcaactaaatatattatttttatttattaaaaatttatctatttttagaatttaatcaGTAATATTCGATAatttaacaattatttttattcacttatataattttaatatatataaataactaaaaactatatataaatttactgataatttaaattgataaaaaatatataaaattaataaattatttaaaaattattaattatttatttataattaaaaaataaactaaaattaaatttcacaaAATTACTCGAATAAAATCCAATATTTTAACATTGAAGATTAAAAACATTGTAATAAAGcattaaaataatcataaatgaAAAAATCATGACAATACTTTGAATTTAACATTTTACTTCTAGTTCCTAATTGTGCAATAGAAGCTGTAGTATTCTTGCAGTCTGGGTTTGCTATGCTATCTACTTGGACAGCAGACTCACTCACAGTAGCCGTTCTCAGAAGACAAGTGTTTGCTATCCAAAAACCAAATCAAACCATATTCTGCAAAACGAAAATCAATTACTTGTGTGTTGTGTAGTAAAGTTATGAGTAGATTAGTACTGGGGATGCCCGGGGCATGGGCCGATGATAATCGGGAACCCTCTGATTGTTACACTAGTAAAATTGGCGGTCTTCCTGTTAGTATAGCAACCAAAACGTCTCCTCCTTTCCCTTTTCTTGCTTAATGGTATTTTCTCTTTCTGATGTaacatgtatttttttattattggcAGGACTGGCCTTTTTCTCAAGAATCGTTAACTCCTAGTAATCTGCTTAATTGCAGTGTCTGTGGAGCCAAGCTTTGTCTTGTTGCTCAAGTCTACGCTCCAATTTCAAGTTCAAGCTTCAAGGCTGATGATCGTCTTCTTTTGGTTTTTGGTTGTTTATTGCCTGAATGTGGGTCTAATGCTGTTAGgtatccttttattttcatttttcaatcttttatctatttattgtGTGTTTGAGAAGTCTAGTTAGGAAAGAATTCAACTCATTTAAtgtatatttagttaatttttaggTTTGCAAAGCTTTTCTTgctagaattcaattctttcataCCATAAGTGACAACATTTTTCAAGAATTCAGTTCACCTGAGTTCTTGCACATGATGCATTCCAAACAATAGCATTTGGAAAGCTTCTAATTACTAGAACTCAATTCTTTCAACTTATCTCAAAGCAATTAGATCATGTTAAAAGCAAGGGCATAAGTTGTTCCAAACAAGGCCCTTATATTCTGTTCGATATTTTGGTTACCTGCAGCTGGCGCGCTCTTCGCCTTCAGAGATTGGATGATGAAAGAAAGCCCTCTACAAGTTTTGAAGAAGCAGTTGCTGTGACTACTACACCTGTTTCAGTTTCAAAAACCAACTGGCTTGAGTGTTTGGATGATGATGAAAGTGACAAGGACTTGGATCTTGATGCTTTGGGTAAAGCACTTTCGGAAGCTGGAAGCTTGGCTTCTCATTCCAAGAAACCACAAAAGACTGACCAATATGAGTCTCTTGTCAACTCTCCCCCTATGATCACAAGGACAAGAATGGTTGACATGGATTCGCCGGGTAAATTATTCTCTCAGTTGTAAGAATATGACATCAGTTTCATGCATATAGCAATGTACTGTAGGAATGCGTTGTACACTAATTGGCTCCTTATTCTTGCTCAGACTGAAGGCAGATTGGTTCCTCTATTATCCTTTCTGAACTTGAATTCCTGCAAATTGTCATATAACTATTCCCTGTGCCATAAACTATGGctacttttaataaattatgatttgGTGCATTTATTTGGTAATTGCAGTGGTTCCTTGTTTTTACATTTATACTCAGAAAGAGCCTCCCTCAGGGAATGTTACTTCTATTTGCTCCAACTACTCCACGCTTTCCATTAAGGACAAACAAAGTGATGATGGTgatcaagaacaagaagaagtATGGGGGGAGGAAgcttatgaatatgataaagcTTTAACTGCTGACAGGACATAcctcaaatttaaaaagaagttGGATGCCAACCCTGAGCAATGCTTCCGGTATTTAGCCTCTGTAAAATTGGTTAAAAAATTGCTGAAATTTCATTTACAGTTTAGACTTTGGATAATCCTTTGGAATTGTTTTATTGCCTATCACATTGTAGTTTGGTACTACTTGAGGGCTCCTTGAACGATTCAATGTCAGGCTAGATGCTTGAGCTAGTTTGTGTATGACAAGGTCAGAGCACAAATTCTAGAAGCTGTAGAATTTGGCAAGGTTCTCTAGCTCTATCTTAAAGAATTCGTAtgtatgttatttttttaccttTCCTTTTTGGTATGCATGTTACTTTTTGACCTTCTCCTTGTCTATTTTGCCCCTTATTTGATGCATATAATTAACATTTAGCAAGGGTACTTGGATATAGGTGTTTTGATTGGGCAGGGCAGAAAGTTCTTGTACCtttcaattaaaatgaatgattAATGCTGGAGTAGATTGAAAATCAATTTctgaattctttctttttcatggtGGGACTGACCCAATGATATTGAAGGTTTCTGTACTATCTTGCTTATACCCTGCACCTCACCTTAATTTATCTGCAtccaaaataatagaaaattttgtAAAGATAGATTTTGGTTGGACATAAACTGACATAGACAGCGTTACATGAGTCTAACAGTGTTCCAACTTGTTGAGCGTAGCATGCACATATATGCTAAGAATTCTTTAATAGCTCATTTGCCTAACAGAGTCCCAACTTGTTTTTAGTATGGCCGGTTGATTAGCATATATTCGCTAAGAATTTCTTAGAATCACATTTTTCTAACAgtgttccctctttctttctctctcattATTTTTGGGTTTAATAGGGCAAGATCTAGACATTAAGTCCATGTTTCGCACCTTAACTCTGCAAGTATACTAGCCAAGCAATCCCAATTAGTAAACTTTAACTATTAGTTTACTTGGGTTGGATGTctttgtataaaaaaatagctcATCTAGCTTTTGTATATTTTGTCAGTTTAGCTTCCGGTTTGAAGTCATACACAGTGTAACACATCTCTGATGTTTAGAGCATCCATTCCAGTACTTATTCTAGATTCATCAGACACATGCTTATGTATATTTGCAAACATGCATGCGCTTGTGCACACTCATGTTATCCTGCTATGCAAACATACATGTCAAATACAATAGctggttttattttcttaatcaatcaGCTGGTTTTTAAACCATTTGGTTTATTATGCTGTGCCTGATAAAGTtgtctttctctcttttcacCTTCTGTGATATATCATCTGCTGTTGCGTGTTTCCTGATATTTCTACTCATTTTATTCCTCAGTTAACCTTCCCTTTTGCTCAACATAATGCTCCATTAACATTCTAATCCACTCAGGTACTTGTTTGGTGGAAGGCCTCTTCTAGCAAAACCAGAGGTGGAAGACCCTGGGACATGCAAGCTTTGTGGTGGCCCAAGGCACTATGAGATGCAGTTGATGCCCccattaatatattttctgcAGGACGTTGCTGCTGATTCTCAAAAACATGCACTAGAGAATTGGAACTGGATGACACTTATTGTTTTCACCTGCTCCAAGGTGAGTGTTTAACTAGTGTTGATTCTGTTAATCATTCATCGAGTAGAAACTGTTACTCAAaaggataagataaaaattttaaaagaaaaataggaaAGTAAAAGATACTTTGTTATGGACCCATGACAACTtctaatagaaaatatttttgtgcATACTTTAGctgattaatttataattaactttCTGGTTTTACTGGGATTATTTACCTTTACTTTTTGTAATTGATtgatatagattataaatGTTGAATAATTTGCTAATTGAAGCAGTACTGCTGGGTTAACTCTAATAGCCTACAAGTTACAATGATTACCATCtagattttctttctctataagCAGTGGTAGGCTTTACGGTGGCTCCTTTATATTTGCCGAATTAATACTTGAAACTTCATCAACTAAGACTAGATTAGGC
The sequence above is drawn from the Ricinus communis isolate WT05 ecotype wild-type chromosome 7, ASM1957865v1, whole genome shotgun sequence genome and encodes:
- the LOC8285124 gene encoding programmed cell death protein 2-like isoform X2, which translates into the protein MSRLVLGMPGAWADDNREPSDCYTSKIGGLPDWPFSQESLTPSNLLNCSVCGAKLCLVAQVYAPISSSSFKADDRLLLVFGCLLPECGSNAVSWRALRLQRLDDERKPSTSFEEAVAVTTTPVSVSKTNWLECLDDDESDKDLDLDALGKALSEAGSLASHSKKPQKTDQYESLVNSPPMITRTRMVDMDSPVVPCFYIYTQKEPPSGNVTSICSNYSTLSIKDKQSDDGDQEQEEVWGEEAYEYDKALTADRTYLKFKKKLDANPEQCFRLVLLEGSLNDSMSG
- the LOC8285124 gene encoding programmed cell death protein 2-like isoform X1, which gives rise to MSRLVLGMPGAWADDNREPSDCYTSKIGGLPDWPFSQESLTPSNLLNCSVCGAKLCLVAQVYAPISSSSFKADDRLLLVFGCLLPECGSNAVSWRALRLQRLDDERKPSTSFEEAVAVTTTPVSVSKTNWLECLDDDESDKDLDLDALGKALSEAGSLASHSKKPQKTDQYESLVNSPPMITRTRMVDMDSPVVPCFYIYTQKEPPSGNVTSICSNYSTLSIKDKQSDDGDQEQEEVWGEEAYEYDKALTADRTYLKFKKKLDANPEQCFRYLFGGRPLLAKPEVEDPGTCKLCGGPRHYEMQLMPPLIYFLQDVAADSQKHALENWNWMTLIVFTCSKSCSNPSNQAKNETGGWIVVEEAVVVQLETPLHESVHLGYFS